The Malus domestica chromosome 06, GDT2T_hap1 genome has a segment encoding these proteins:
- the LOC114825453 gene encoding ribosome-inactivating protein cucurmosin-like, translating to MALSFSIKNATTTTYRTFIEALRAQLTAGGSTSHGIPVLRRRQDVKDDQRFVLVNLTNYDSYTITVAIDVVNAYVVGYCAGTRSYFLRDPATHPPPLHRLFPGTTRTTLPFAGDYLGLGRAAQEALQQNTNRNRAAGSRIHENISMRERIPLGPGELDNAISQLRYAESASSQAAAFIVIIQIVSEAARFRYIQGQVRDRIRDGTSAEPDPAMLSLENSWSNLSEQIQMVPANQLLFINNGSVQIRKADNSIVLVKSVDSDAVRGVAFLLYCGGNPPAPNSESARTSKVTVQKPTLAKKKK from the coding sequence ATGGCACTATCCTTCTCCATTAAGAATGCGACCACCACGACATACAGAACTTTCATAGAAGCTCTGCGAGCCCAACTAACAGCCGGAGGATCCACATCACATGGGATACCGGTGCTGCGTCGGAGACAAGATGTGAAGGATGACCAGCGCTTTGTTCTTGTTAATCTCACCAACTACGACAGTTATACAATAACTGTCGCAATCGATGTGGTGAACGCTTACGTTGTGGGTTATTGTGCCGGTACTCGTTCCTACTTTCTTCGAGATCCTGCAACTCATCCGCCTCCACTCCATAGATTATTCCCCGGCACCACGCGGACTACACTGCCCTTCGCCGGGGACTACCTCGGGCTTGGCCGAGCTGCCCAGGAGGCACTACAACAGAATACAAACCGTAACCGAGCAGCAGGGTCACGTATCCATGAGAACATATCTATGCGTGAGCGGATCCCGCTGGGGCCCGGAGAACTAGATAACGCAATAAGCCAGTTGCGCTACGCAGAATCTGCATCCTCCCAAGCCGCCGCGTTTATTGTGATTATTCAAATAGTCTCTGAAGCCGCAAGGTTCCGGTACATTCAGGGACAAGTCCGCGACCGCATTCGTGACGGAACTTCCGCTGAGCCGGACCCTGCAATGCTCAGCCTCGAAAACAGTTGGTCTAATCTGTCCGAGCAGATCCAGATGGTACCGGCCAATCAATTACTCTTCATCAATAATGGGTCTGTTCAGATCCGAAAAGCCGACAATAGTATTGTCCTAGTAAAGAGTGTTGACTCAGACGCCGTTCGCGGTGTCGCGTTCCTGCTTTACTGCGGAGGCAACCCTCCTGCACCGAACAGTGAGAGTGCCCGGACGTCCAAGGTTACTGTTCAGAAGCCAACCCTcgccaagaagaagaaatag